CAATCACAAAATCTTCTGGGGACGATTATTACGATATGGCTGCCCTGAGAACCGTGCAGAGCGCTATACCTCTACCCCCTATGCCGCCTGATATGTCTGAAGACTATCTTAATTATGGGTTAACATTTTCTCCGGGCGAAGAAAGAACTCTTCCAAGCGAATTTCGAGAGATTCTTTTAGACAATCAAAAGCGCCGTGAAAGAGATCGTATCGCCGCGGACATCAGGCTTTCGACAAACCCTCGAAACAATGCCTGCCGAAATCATCTGGAGGCCTCGTTCTTGATCGTTCAAGACATCCCAGACACCCAAGAAGAGCTGGATACGCTTCACCAGCTGCTGAGAGACCTACCAGCGGCAGACGAGCGAATGGCGGCCTTCGAAGTGTGGGACCTTCAGCCCATGGCCCAGCACCTTTACCAGAGGATCATCAATAAAGAGGAGCAGATTAAGAAAAGACTGGCTGGCGTCAATCGAATGCAACAATTTGAAGTTGCGTGTGAGCAGATAATAAGTGGGGCCAAGTTTCCCTTGCACTTGCGGAATGAATCCGTCAGTTCGACTCGGCACGAGACTAAAACTCTTGGACGTACATATTGCACAGCTGTTGATGGAGGGGGAACGGTTGATTTTCGCATCACCGACGATAAGTCCTCCGTCGCAAGCCTTTCGGTGAAGACAATCAAACGCAGTTTTGTCGTAATTTTTAAGAAGAAGATGAACGAGGATTTGACTGAAGCATGGGTTCCTGTCGAGGTTCAAACACCCTCGGACAGGAAGTTAATAGACGGTGAATCTAGCACCTCCTTTATGGATCGATTGCCAGAGCTGGTTAGCAATAAATAGCTTCTCTAGTTCATATAGCACCCTGACGAATCAGGACAGGAAAATTCTGAAACGCTCGGTGTATCAAGCGGCTTCCCCATTTTTTGCAAAAACAGGCACTTGCAAGCATTCCATTGTTTCGATCGATTCGAGGTGTATAGGCAGGTTTTGAAAATTTTTAGCACAAATTTAGCATACCGACATGGAGTGGGGTAACCGTAGGCATCCCACATCTACTGCCGAACATACTGCCTCCGAAATTCATCATCGATCTAGACACAAGCGGCCATCGCGGCCGCTCAACCCGCGCTCGGAGCGTAAGCTCCCCCGTCAAGGCGACACTGCCAATGGAGAACTTCGGGCTTCAAGATTGGCTCGATACGTGGCTGGCGGCAGGCCGGCCAACGCGTCATGGGGCCGCTCCTCATTGTAACTCTGTAACCATTCCTCGGTGATCTCCCGCACCTGTTCGAGTGATTCGAACACATAGGCATTGAGCACTTCGGTGCGATAGGTGCGGTTGAATCGCTCGATGAACGCGTTCTGATCCGGCTTCCCGGGCTGGATGTACCACAGTGCGATCCCGCGTTCTGCGCACCAGGTCATGAAACGCTCGGCAATGAGTTCCGGACCATTGTCCAGCCGAATCGCCTGCGGTCGTCCACGCCAGGCCACCACTTGCTCCAAGACGCGAATCACGCGTTCGGCCGGGAGCGACGTATCAACCTCGATCGCCAAGCCTTCCCGCACGCCCTCATCGAGCACGTTGAGGGTACGGAACCGGCGACCGCCGTAGAGCGTGTCGCTCATAAAGTCTACGGCCCACGTGGCATTCGGCTGGGGCACGACGACCAACGGTTGGCGCAGCCGAACTGGCAGCCGCTTCTTGGTCCGTCGGGGCAAATTTAGCCGCAACTGACAGTACACCCGCCAGAGGCGCTTATGGTTCCACGGATGGCCGAGGTTCCGCAGCCGATCGCAACACTTCCAGACCCCCCACCGACTCTTGGCCGCCACGAGCGTGGTCAACGCCGCGATCACCGACGCATCCCGACGGGCCCAATCCACGAGCGGCCGATAGTACGTGGCCCGATGCAATCCCACTGCCCGACAGGCCCGCTGAACCGGAAGGCCGTTCACCGTCACGAGATGCGTGACGACCTCCCGCCGTTCAGCAGGCCCTAGAGCTTTTTTGCGATGACATCCTTCAGGGCCAGATTCTCCAACGACAGATCGGCATACATCCGTTTGAGCCGACTGTTCTCGTGCTCCAGCTCTTTGAGGCGCTTCACATCCGACGCCTCCAGCCCCCCGTATTTGGCCTTCCACTTGTAGTAGGTGGCGGAGCTGATGCCGTAGTGCCGCCAGATCTCATTGACCGGCCGGCCAGCATCCGCTTCTTTCAGGATCGACACAATCTGCGTTTCGGTGAACTTCGACTGACGCATGGAAACCTCCTGGCTAGGGTGACGATTGTGCCAGAAAGTTCTCCTTATTAAGTGTCGTGGTTTACGGGGAGCTTACGGGAGCACCAGCCATTTATGATACCGCAGCGGCCATTTAAGAAATGGATGAGACCATTTAGTTTGTATGCGTCAATGCCATGGCGGCGATCAACCCTTTGAGCTAAAATTCGACTCTTCGTATTCTTTGTTGAAAAAGTCGGCATGAAAGTTTTGGCCCAACCGCAGGTCTGGGTGGCATTGCAGGACGCGAGAACCCGCTGGGAATCGGTGGGTGGTGAGCATCCGCACGTGATCAACCGGCCCTCACAAGAATGACTTGAATAGGGACACGCATGCTCGAGAACATTTCCGACGGA
This genomic interval from Fimbriimonadaceae bacterium contains the following:
- a CDS encoding TonB C-terminal domain-containing protein, which codes for MKKITTSRPSDRQDLSLLKCFVTLFAGAIWVFALSVATEETSSAVEGSLEQGAPCSVADLLPLLARVQDPEPVQKLRYLAQVQTRIRGFWSGAPFGKNSPVRPVELLFRLNRDGRIDKIAITKSSGDDYYDMAALRTVQSAIPLPPMPPDMSEDYLNYGLTFSPGEERTLPSEFREILLDNQKRRERDRIAADIRLSTNPRNNACRNHLEASFLIVQDIPDTQEELDTLHQLLRDLPAADERMAAFEVWDLQPMAQHLYQRIINKEEQIKKRLAGVNRMQQFEVACEQIISGAKFPLHLRNESVSSTRHETKTLGRTYCTAVDGGGTVDFRITDDKSSVASLSVKTIKRSFVVIFKKKMNEDLTEAWVPVEVQTPSDRKLIDGESSTSFMDRLPELVSNK
- a CDS encoding IS3 family transposase (programmed frameshift) is translated as MRQSKFTETQIVSILKEADAGRPVNEIWRHYGISSATYYKWKAKYGGLEASDVKRLKELEHENSRLKRMYADLSLENLALKDVIGKKALGPAERREVVTHLVTVNGLPVQRACRAVGLHRATYYRPLVDWARRDASVIAALTTLVAAKSRWGVWKCCDRLRNLGHPWNHKRLWRVYCQLRLNLPRRTKKRLPVRLRQPLVVVPQPNATWAVDFMSDTLYGGRRFRTLNVLDEGVREGLAIEVDTSLPAERVIRVLEQVVAWRGRPQAIRLDNGPELIAERFMTWCAERGIALWYIQPGKPDQNAFIERFNRTYRTEVLNAYVFESLEQVREITEEWLQSYNEERPHDALAGLPPATYRANLEARSSPLAVSP